A single genomic interval of Oryza sativa Japonica Group chromosome 7, ASM3414082v1 harbors:
- the LOC107276271 gene encoding two-component response regulator ORR7 yields MEMRVPAAVTGGCGCGVDGGGGCCRGGGKLADWEEGKDDEMKSVVVKGWTRMAQVVPLHDNASAEDDDDDEEDDDEDDDDDDDEDDEEEAAPPYVMAVDDSSVDRAVITALLRRSKYRVTAVDSGKRALEILGSEPNVSMIITDYWMPEMTGYDLLKKIKESSELKQIPVVIMSSENVPTRISRCLEEGAEDFLLKPVRPADISRITSRMLQ; encoded by the exons ATGGAGATGAGggtgccggcggcggtgacgggagGGTGCGGATGCggtgtcgacggcggcggaggttgcTGCCGCGGTGGTGGCAAGCTCGCCGActgggaggaggggaaggatgATGAGATGAAGAGTGTCGTCGTCAAGGGCTGGACGAGGATGGCGCAAGTGGTGCCGCTGCACGACAACGCATCGgcagaggacgacgacgacgacgaagaagacgatgacgaagatgatgatgatgatgacgacgaggacgatgaggaggaggcggcgccgccgtacgTGATGGCCGTCGATGACAGCTCCGTCGACCGCGCCGTCATCACGGCGCTGCTCCGGCGATCCAAGTACCGCG TCACTGCCGTAGACAGTGGGAAAAGGGCGCTGGAGATATTGGGCTCG GAACCTAATGTGAGCATGATCATCACGGACTACTGGATGCCGGAGATGACCGGGTACGACCTGCTCAAGAAGATcaag GAATCGTCTGAGCTGAAGCAGATCCCGGTGGTGATAATGTCGTCAGAGAACGTGCCCACAAGGATCAGCAG ATGCTTGGAAGAAGGCGCGGAGGACTTCCTGCTCAAGCCCGTCCGACCGGCGGACATCTCCCGCATAACCAGCCGGATGCTGCAGTGA